The proteins below come from a single Mesobacillus jeotgali genomic window:
- the abc-f gene encoding ribosomal protection-like ABC-F family protein, with product MILLQVNQLSKYFAADLILSNIKFEIQTNDRVALVGRNGAGKSTLLKIIAGYESHDGGEIIRPKGTTIGYLAQNTGLESEKSIWDEMLAVFDHLHNMEKDLRRLEEKMSDPDILSNETEYERVLKEYDLLQVQFKEKGGYQYEADIRSVLHGLNFHSFDYSTKISTLSGGQKTRLALAKLLLTRPDILILDEPTNHLDIDTLSWLEQYLQGYNGAILIVSHDRYFLDKVVNQVYEISRHQLSKFPGNYSSYLEQKAANYERDLKLYEKQQDEISKLQDFIQRNLARASTTKRAQSRRKQLEKIDRMDRPKGDEKSASFSFQIERQSGNDVLKVNTLSVGYQNEVVSKNISFNLSRGDSTALVGPNGVGKSTLLKTIVEKLPSITGNIQYGSNVSIGYYDQEQAELSSNKKVLNELWDEYPLKSEKEIRTVLGNFLFSGDDVLKIVSTLSGGEKARLALAKLMLQNSNFLILDEPTNHLDLDSKEVLENALIDYPGTILFVSHDRYFINRIATKVLELDRAGSTEYLGDYDYYVEKKLEQEELKALAEQAAKASGNAVDNSKQDKTSYQQDKEAKKLERQRKRRMEEVEAKIEQLELEVAEYEELLCDPEVFQDHEKAGEINSKIEAAKEKLDELMEEWTELA from the coding sequence ATGATTTTATTACAGGTTAATCAGCTATCAAAATATTTTGCTGCTGATCTTATTTTATCGAATATAAAGTTTGAAATACAGACCAATGACCGAGTAGCGCTTGTCGGCCGGAACGGGGCAGGAAAATCAACCCTGCTAAAAATCATCGCCGGGTACGAATCACATGACGGCGGCGAAATCATCCGCCCAAAAGGTACAACAATTGGCTATCTGGCCCAAAATACCGGTCTGGAGTCCGAGAAAAGCATCTGGGATGAAATGCTGGCTGTTTTTGACCATCTGCACAACATGGAAAAAGACTTGCGCAGACTTGAGGAAAAAATGTCGGATCCAGACATCCTGTCAAACGAGACAGAATATGAAAGAGTCCTAAAAGAGTATGACTTGCTGCAGGTCCAGTTCAAGGAAAAAGGCGGCTACCAATATGAAGCCGATATCCGTTCCGTCCTCCACGGGCTGAACTTCCATTCTTTTGATTATTCCACAAAAATATCCACTTTAAGCGGCGGACAGAAAACTAGACTCGCATTGGCGAAGCTATTATTGACCCGCCCGGATATTTTGATACTGGATGAACCGACGAACCACCTGGATATTGATACGCTTTCCTGGCTTGAGCAGTATTTGCAGGGCTATAACGGAGCCATCCTGATTGTCTCCCACGACCGTTACTTCCTTGATAAGGTCGTGAACCAAGTATATGAAATCTCCCGCCATCAGCTGTCGAAGTTTCCTGGCAATTACAGTTCATATTTAGAGCAGAAAGCCGCGAATTACGAACGCGACCTGAAGCTGTATGAGAAGCAGCAGGATGAGATCTCCAAGCTGCAGGACTTTATCCAGCGAAACCTGGCCAGGGCATCAACGACTAAGCGTGCCCAGAGCCGCAGGAAGCAGCTTGAAAAAATCGATCGGATGGACAGGCCAAAGGGTGATGAAAAGTCGGCATCGTTCAGCTTCCAAATCGAACGGCAGAGCGGCAATGATGTCCTGAAGGTGAATACACTATCTGTCGGCTATCAAAATGAAGTCGTATCTAAAAATATCTCCTTCAATCTTTCGCGCGGCGACAGCACTGCTCTGGTTGGACCAAATGGTGTCGGAAAATCAACCTTATTAAAAACAATCGTTGAAAAACTGCCTTCGATTACTGGCAATATTCAATACGGTTCCAATGTTTCGATTGGCTATTATGATCAGGAACAGGCAGAACTCAGTTCGAATAAAAAGGTCTTGAACGAACTTTGGGATGAATACCCCCTGAAGTCCGAAAAAGAAATCCGCACGGTACTAGGGAACTTTCTTTTCTCAGGTGACGATGTCTTAAAAATCGTCTCTACCCTGAGCGGTGGCGAAAAGGCCCGTCTGGCACTGGCCAAGCTGATGCTGCAGAATTCAAATTTCTTAATTCTGGACGAGCCAACAAACCACCTCGACCTGGACAGCAAGGAAGTGCTCGAAAATGCCCTGATCGATTATCCAGGCACCATCCTGTTCGTCTCACATGACCGCTATTTTATCAACAGGATCGCGACAAAGGTGCTTGAGCTCGACCGTGCCGGTTCAACTGAATACCTTGGCGATTACGATTATTACGTCGAGAAAAAGCTTGAGCAGGAAGAATTGAAGGCATTGGCAGAACAGGCCGCCAAAGCATCAGGAAACGCTGTGGATAACTCTAAGCAAGACAAAACCTCCTATCAACAAGACAAAGAAGCGAAAAAACTCGAACGCCAGCGCAAACGCCGCATGGAAGAAGTAGAAGCGAAGATTGAACAACTGGAGTTAGAAGTAGCTGAATACGAAGAGTTGCTCTGTGATCCCGAGGTCTTCCAGGATCACGAAAAAGCAGGAGAGATCAATAGCAAAATCGAAGCCGCAAAAGAGAAACTCGATGAACTGATGGAAGAGTGGACAGAGCTGGCTTAG
- the moaC gene encoding cyclic pyranopterin monophosphate synthase MoaC, which yields MAEFTHFNEEGRAKMVDVSEKAETVRTAVAHSSITVNEDIYVRITENKMKKGDVLAVAQVAGIMAAKKTSEIIPMCHPIPLTGIDLSFEWEQNGNDYILNIAASVKTKGNTGVEMEALTAASACALTVYDMCKAVDKGMVIGKTYLVEKTGGKNGDFKREEKLR from the coding sequence ATGGCAGAATTTACGCATTTTAACGAAGAGGGCAGAGCAAAGATGGTCGATGTGAGTGAAAAAGCGGAGACGGTTCGTACTGCAGTCGCCCATTCAAGCATAACCGTGAATGAAGATATATATGTGAGAATCACTGAAAATAAAATGAAAAAAGGGGATGTCCTTGCAGTGGCACAGGTAGCAGGCATCATGGCGGCGAAAAAAACGTCAGAAATCATCCCGATGTGCCACCCGATTCCATTAACAGGCATTGACCTTTCATTCGAATGGGAGCAAAATGGAAATGACTATATTTTAAATATCGCTGCATCTGTTAAAACAAAAGGGAATACGGGTGTAGAAATGGAAGCGTTAACAGCAGCTTCAGCTTGTGCGCTGACTGTTTATGATATGTGCAAGGCCGTTGATAAAGGCATGGTGATCGGCAAGACGTATCTTGTTGAAAAAACCGGCGGTAAAAACGGTGATTTCAAGAGAGAAGAAAAGTTGAGATAG
- a CDS encoding redox-sensing transcriptional repressor Rex: protein MTNDAMKIPQATAKRLPLYYRFLLNLHSSGKQRVSSAELSEAVKVDSATIRRDFSYFGALGKKGYGYNVNYLLTFFRKTLDQDELTKVALIGVGNLGTAFLNYNFSKNNNTKIEIAFDVDPGKVGTKIGDVAVYHMDDLDKVVVEEGIQVAILTVPSAVAQSITDRLVQANIKGILNFTPARLNVPASIRIHHIDLAVELQSLIYFLKHYPTDTETTESVE, encoded by the coding sequence ATGACGAATGATGCTATGAAGATTCCGCAGGCAACCGCAAAACGTTTGCCACTGTATTACCGGTTCTTATTGAACTTGCATTCTTCAGGTAAGCAAAGGGTGTCATCCGCGGAATTAAGTGAAGCGGTAAAAGTGGATTCAGCGACAATCCGGAGGGACTTTTCCTACTTTGGAGCTCTGGGTAAAAAGGGGTACGGCTACAATGTCAATTACCTGCTGACTTTTTTCCGAAAGACGCTTGACCAGGATGAACTGACGAAGGTAGCCTTGATTGGTGTCGGAAATCTGGGAACAGCATTTTTGAATTATAATTTTTCCAAGAACAATAATACGAAAATTGAGATCGCCTTTGATGTGGATCCAGGCAAGGTTGGCACGAAAATTGGTGACGTTGCAGTGTATCACATGGATGACCTTGACAAGGTTGTCGTCGAGGAAGGTATCCAGGTCGCAATCCTGACTGTTCCTTCAGCAGTAGCACAGTCGATAACAGACCGATTGGTGCAGGCGAATATCAAGGGAATCCTGAACTTTACACCAGCGAGACTGAATGTGCCGGCGTCCATCAGGATTCATCACATTGATTTGGCGGTTGAATTGCAGTCATTGATTTATTTCTTAAAGCATTATCCAACAGATACTGAAACAACAGAATCGGTAGAATAA
- a CDS encoding YdiK family protein, with product MKQSPLFSGVVYILLGSLFTYFAIQNVNETGWGFFSYLLVALATFDFGSGIRMIMFHFKLKNIQKK from the coding sequence ATGAAGCAATCGCCTTTATTTTCAGGCGTTGTCTACATCTTGTTAGGCAGCTTATTCACCTATTTCGCCATCCAGAATGTAAATGAGACAGGCTGGGGATTCTTTAGCTATCTGCTTGTAGCCCTTGCCACGTTCGACTTCGGGTCCGGCATCAGGATGATCATGTTCCATTTTAAACTTAAGAATATACAGAAAAAATAG
- a CDS encoding CPBP family intramembrane glutamic endopeptidase, whose product MKKEYWYVIIAYIAMQLSSLIGIPIVAFIGAAMGKSLEEMETLSIPYWLVISFSLTLVIVLLLLRKERRTGADLRDASSPVSSAAWAFAGVFLALFAQSIAASIENMIGIEMGSENTQEIIKLIEMFPIVILVSSIIGPILEEIVFRKIIFGSLHKKMNFFFSALISSVIFALAHMEPEHVILYSAMGFTFAFLYVKTKRIIVPIIAHVTMNTMVVLIQSVFREDIERMIKEAEKIQSFIGGF is encoded by the coding sequence TTGAAAAAGGAATACTGGTACGTCATTATCGCCTATATCGCCATGCAGCTTTCAAGCCTCATCGGCATCCCGATTGTTGCCTTTATTGGAGCTGCAATGGGAAAAAGCCTGGAAGAAATGGAGACACTCTCGATTCCCTACTGGCTCGTGATCAGCTTTTCGCTGACACTTGTGATTGTGCTCCTGCTGCTAAGGAAGGAACGCAGGACAGGTGCTGACCTGCGTGATGCTTCATCACCGGTAAGCTCAGCAGCCTGGGCTTTCGCTGGTGTCTTCCTTGCTCTGTTCGCCCAATCGATTGCGGCAAGCATCGAGAATATGATTGGAATCGAAATGGGCTCGGAGAATACACAGGAAATCATCAAGCTGATCGAAATGTTCCCGATTGTCATTTTAGTCAGTTCGATTATTGGCCCTATATTAGAGGAAATCGTCTTCCGAAAAATCATATTCGGCAGCCTGCATAAGAAAATGAATTTCTTTTTCTCAGCGCTCATAAGCTCTGTCATATTCGCGCTTGCGCATATGGAGCCGGAGCATGTGATCCTGTACTCAGCAATGGGATTCACCTTTGCTTTCCTTTATGTAAAAACAAAGCGGATTATCGTGCCAATCATTGCCCATGTTACAATGAATACAATGGTTGTACTGATTCAATCCGTATTTAGGGAAGACATTGAGAGAATGATAAAAGAAGCAGAGAAAATTCAAAGCTTTATTGGGGGATTTTAA
- the groES gene encoding co-chaperone GroES translates to MIKPLGDRIIIELVESEEKTASGIVLPDTAKEKPQEGKVVAVGTGRVLESGERVALEVAVGDRIIFSKYAGTEVKYQGNEYLILRENDILAVVE, encoded by the coding sequence TTGATCAAGCCACTAGGAGATCGCATTATTATCGAGCTTGTTGAGTCTGAAGAAAAAACTGCAAGCGGTATCGTTTTACCCGACACAGCGAAAGAAAAACCTCAAGAAGGTAAAGTCGTAGCTGTTGGAACTGGCCGAGTTCTTGAAAGCGGCGAGCGCGTTGCTCTTGAAGTTGCAGTCGGAGACCGCATTATCTTCTCAAAATACGCAGGCACAGAAGTAAAGTACCAGGGCAATGAGTACCTGATCCTACGTGAAAACGACATTCTAGCAGTTGTAGAATAA
- the groL gene encoding chaperonin GroEL (60 kDa chaperone family; promotes refolding of misfolded polypeptides especially under stressful conditions; forms two stacked rings of heptamers to form a barrel-shaped 14mer; ends can be capped by GroES; misfolded proteins enter the barrel where they are refolded when GroES binds): MAKEIKFSEEARRAMLRGVDSLANAVKVTLGPKGRNVVLEKKFGSPLITNDGVTIAKEIELEDAFENMGAKLVAEVASKTNDVAGDGTTTATVLAQAMIREGLKNVTAGANPMGIRKGIEKAVITAVEELKAISKPIESKASIAQVAAISAADEEVGQLIAEAMERVGNDGVITIEESKGFTTELDVVEGMQFDRGYASPYMVTDSDKMEAVLENPYILITDKKIGNIQEILPVLEQVVQQGKPLLIVAEDVEGEALATLVVNKLRGTFNAVAVKAPGFGDRRKAMLEDIAALTGGEVITEELGRDLKSATITSLGRASKVVVTKENTTVVEGAGDSAQIESRVNQIRVQMEETTSEFDREKLQERLAKLAGGVAVIKVGAATETELKERKLRIEDALNSTRAAVEEGIVSGGGVALLNVYNKVAGIQAEGDEATGINIVLRAMEEPVRQIAHNAGLEGSVIVERLKREEVGTGFNAATGEWVNMIEAGIVDPTKVTRYALQNAASVSAMFLTTEAVVADIPEEGGGGMPDMSGMGGMGGMM; the protein is encoded by the coding sequence ATGGCAAAAGAAATTAAGTTCAGTGAAGAAGCACGCCGCGCGATGCTTCGCGGGGTAGATTCTCTTGCAAATGCAGTAAAAGTAACTCTTGGACCAAAGGGACGCAACGTGGTTCTTGAGAAGAAATTCGGCTCACCTCTAATCACTAACGATGGTGTAACAATCGCAAAAGAAATCGAACTTGAAGATGCATTCGAAAACATGGGTGCTAAGCTTGTTGCTGAAGTAGCTAGCAAGACGAATGACGTTGCTGGTGACGGTACGACAACTGCAACAGTTCTTGCTCAAGCGATGATTCGCGAGGGTCTTAAGAACGTAACTGCCGGCGCTAACCCAATGGGAATCCGCAAAGGTATTGAAAAGGCTGTTATTACTGCTGTTGAAGAGTTAAAAGCTATTTCTAAACCAATCGAAAGCAAAGCTTCTATCGCACAGGTTGCGGCTATCTCTGCTGCTGACGAAGAAGTTGGCCAATTGATTGCAGAAGCGATGGAGCGCGTTGGCAACGACGGCGTTATCACAATCGAAGAATCGAAAGGCTTCACTACAGAATTGGACGTTGTTGAAGGTATGCAGTTCGACCGCGGATATGCATCTCCTTACATGGTAACTGATTCTGACAAAATGGAAGCTGTTCTTGAAAACCCATATATCCTGATCACTGACAAGAAGATCGGCAATATCCAAGAAATCCTTCCTGTCCTTGAGCAAGTTGTCCAACAAGGCAAGCCATTATTGATCGTTGCTGAAGATGTTGAAGGTGAAGCACTTGCTACATTAGTAGTCAACAAGCTTCGCGGAACATTCAATGCAGTAGCAGTTAAGGCTCCTGGCTTCGGTGACCGCCGTAAGGCTATGCTTGAAGACATCGCTGCATTGACTGGCGGTGAAGTGATCACTGAAGAGCTTGGCCGTGACCTTAAGTCTGCTACAATCACATCTCTTGGACGCGCTTCTAAAGTTGTTGTTACAAAAGAAAATACAACAGTCGTTGAAGGTGCTGGAGACAGTGCTCAAATCGAGAGCCGCGTAAACCAAATCCGTGTTCAAATGGAAGAAACAACTTCTGAATTTGACCGTGAAAAATTACAAGAGCGCCTTGCTAAGCTTGCTGGCGGCGTTGCAGTCATCAAGGTTGGTGCTGCTACTGAAACTGAATTGAAAGAACGTAAGCTTCGCATTGAAGATGCTCTTAACTCAACTCGCGCAGCAGTTGAAGAAGGTATCGTATCAGGCGGTGGCGTAGCGCTTCTTAACGTATACAACAAAGTGGCTGGAATCCAGGCTGAAGGCGACGAAGCAACTGGCATTAACATCGTCCTTCGCGCTATGGAAGAACCAGTTCGCCAGATCGCTCACAACGCAGGCCTTGAAGGTTCTGTTATCGTTGAGCGCTTGAAGCGCGAAGAAGTCGGAACAGGCTTCAACGCTGCAACTGGCGAGTGGGTAAACATGATCGAAGCTGGAATCGTTGACCCAACTAAAGTTACACGTTATGCACTTCAAAACGCAGCATCCGTTTCTGCAATGTTCTTGACTACTGAAGCTGTAGTTGCTGACATTCCAGAAGAAGGCGGAGGCGGCATGCCTGACATGAGCGGCATGGGCGGCATGGGCGGAATGATGTAA
- a CDS encoding acetyl-CoA hydrolase/transferase family protein, which translates to MEHQLERIRDQRLKDKVVSPEQAASFIENGMTLGLSGFTRAGDVKAVPFALVNRVKDEENFKVNVYTGASLGSDVDKLFAEAGILGKRLPFQADATMRRGINQGDFLFVDQHLSHTAELIRADVMEVDVAILEAVAISEDGMVIPTTSVGNSMAFARNAKSIIIEINTAQSTELEGLHDLYEPRKQGERQPIPLVKPDDRIGTIGIPIDVDKVKGIVFTNQLDSPSTIVPPDEETVVMAQHLINFLRKEVETERLTESLAPLQSGIGSVANAVLHGMLDSEFENLEVYSEVLQDAVFDLIDAGKVQFASCCSITLSEEKMEQVFSSFEKYRDKLMMRPQEISNHPEIIRRLGLISINTALELDIYGNVNSTHVLGTKMMNGIGGSGDFARNARLAIFVTKSIAKGGNISSIVPFVSHVDHTEHDVDVIVTEQGYADLRGLAPRERVELIIDNCAHPMYRRQLRAYYQEALERGGQTPHVLEKALSWHTNFASKGTMLEEAPETITL; encoded by the coding sequence ATGGAACATCAATTAGAGCGAATTAGAGATCAGCGTCTGAAGGACAAAGTTGTGTCTCCTGAACAGGCAGCTTCTTTCATTGAAAACGGAATGACTTTGGGACTAAGTGGATTCACACGTGCCGGTGACGTGAAAGCGGTACCATTTGCCCTTGTTAATAGAGTTAAAGACGAGGAAAATTTTAAGGTGAATGTCTATACTGGTGCTTCACTGGGTTCAGATGTAGATAAGCTTTTCGCTGAAGCAGGCATCCTTGGCAAAAGATTGCCATTCCAGGCAGATGCAACAATGCGGCGCGGGATTAATCAGGGTGATTTTCTATTTGTAGACCAGCATTTATCGCACACGGCTGAACTAATCCGCGCTGATGTCATGGAAGTTGATGTCGCTATTTTGGAAGCGGTTGCAATTAGTGAAGACGGAATGGTCATCCCAACTACATCAGTTGGCAATTCGATGGCATTCGCCCGGAATGCGAAGTCGATTATTATTGAAATTAACACAGCCCAGTCAACAGAACTCGAAGGATTGCATGATTTATACGAACCTAGAAAACAGGGAGAAAGGCAGCCAATTCCACTCGTAAAACCAGATGACCGGATTGGAACAATCGGGATCCCGATCGATGTAGATAAGGTCAAAGGAATTGTTTTTACGAATCAGCTTGATTCACCATCGACGATTGTCCCTCCGGATGAAGAAACGGTGGTGATGGCTCAGCATTTAATTAATTTCCTGCGAAAAGAAGTGGAAACGGAAAGGCTAACTGAAAGCCTGGCTCCGTTACAATCAGGAATCGGTTCGGTTGCCAATGCTGTTCTCCATGGAATGCTGGATTCAGAGTTTGAGAATTTAGAAGTCTATTCCGAAGTTCTGCAGGATGCAGTGTTTGACCTGATCGACGCCGGAAAGGTCCAATTTGCTTCCTGCTGTTCCATCACACTTTCCGAAGAAAAAATGGAGCAGGTATTCTCCAGCTTTGAAAAATACCGCGACAAATTAATGATGCGCCCACAGGAGATCTCCAACCATCCTGAAATCATTCGCCGTCTCGGTTTGATCTCCATCAATACAGCTTTGGAATTGGACATCTACGGAAATGTGAATTCAACTCATGTCCTCGGCACTAAAATGATGAACGGCATCGGTGGATCGGGTGATTTTGCCAGAAATGCACGCCTGGCCATCTTTGTCACAAAGTCGATTGCCAAAGGCGGAAATATCTCGAGCATCGTACCTTTCGTCTCTCATGTAGACCACACTGAGCATGATGTAGATGTGATTGTCACTGAACAGGGATATGCCGACTTGAGGGGCCTTGCTCCAAGGGAAAGAGTTGAACTGATTATTGATAACTGCGCACATCCAATGTACCGCCGCCAGCTGCGTGCCTATTATCAAGAAGCGCTGGAAAGAGGCGGTCAGACGCCGCATGTTTTGGAAAAAGCCCTATCCTGGCATACCAATTTTGCCAGCAAGGGCACAATGCTTGAAGAGGCGCCAGAAACGATCACTCTATAA